A region of the Drosophila subobscura isolate 14011-0131.10 chromosome J, UCBerk_Dsub_1.0, whole genome shotgun sequence genome:
AACCCCAACTGGATGAGAGCATGAGTAAAATTGGACAAGGAACAGGTATACGCCCACCTGTCTCCCCACCTGTGAAGGCATGGAGGGGTggtgtatttaaaaatagcaGTGGAATTGGAGTCGGTAAATATTGTGAAACATTAGCTGCTCGTGGCAGGCACGGACATGGAATCCAATAATTCTGGACATTTTTTTGAGTAATCGAGGAATTGGGGCTATGTTTGTGCTATGAAATAGACAAAGCTCTTGAGGGATCAGAAGTTATTTGACTGTTAAGGTCCCGAAACTCCTCAAAGATTTCTATACAGATAACTAAATCAATCCACGACATCGCTCTGCGTCATTCAACATTTctttacgagtacgagtaccaCCTGAAAAAGTCCATTATTATCATTAACCAGGCTGACATCTACTTCACCTCAGCTCTGCTCCGATTGCGGCGCGATAAgataagcaaaagaaaggaaaacccCACCAGGAACGGAACACAAGGTAAGCCGTGGCGGTGATAAGTAATGGCAAAGTCACTGCCATTGGGACTGCCTTGCTCGAGACGAGTGAGATTGGGGCATTGGGGCTTTTGGGACTATTGGGGCCATTGGAACAATGAGCAAAAGTAGGCACTGGGAAACGTGCGGCACGTGAGCAAATAGTCCAATGGCAGTGGGCAAATAAATTGCTGTGTGAATGCCATAAACGATTACAGGCACTCTTGCCTTTGATAAGATGGTGCTTATCAATGTCCAACCAACGATAAAATACAACTAAAGGACACGATACGTGGCCGATGCCAGTGCGTGATCTCAGAGTATTATGGcccataaaaactaaatttaaatatgcttTAAGAAggcattttttgttattttcgaGTGGTCAAAACAACATTGttgttaaacaattttggCTTTATTGGTTATAAACTAAGAAATTCGTGATATTTCGCAATCATTTCTCTCACAGATATTCGTAATTCGAAATTCGTAGCTCTCAGACGCCTAGCACTCCGTTCACCTGCAGATCTTCCAGAGGCAGGTGCTTGACAACCGCAGTGAAATCTTCCACTGCGCAGGCATAGGAGTACCCCTTCTTTAGATCATCCTTGGTCCAACTGACCCATGTCAATTGCTGGCCAATGTCCTGGCAAACTATATATTCCTTCTCGATTTGCTCGATATCAGCATGGGGATTGTTCACGCCGATCAAGACGATGCCCTTCCTGCTCTCCCGATCGATAATCACTCGGAAGTACAACTTTGGAACTGGTATCAATCCGTTGTTGTTCTCGTCGAAGTTCAGATAGAGCTCACGCTCAATGCCGTCGACATCGGGCAGGGTAGAAACACCCCAAGTGCCGGTGTAGCAATCCACTGTGATGTTTTGATCAGCCACGAACTTTCTCACACTGTCCTCGATGCGCTCCCAGTTTCCCGCATTGAAGGTTTGCCACTGGGGGGCCACGTTCACAAAAAAGAAGCTGGCCATCTGAGCGGCTCCAAAGACAAAGTCCGTCTTGGCAGAGAGGTGCCCGCGAGCCAGGTACACATTTCCGCTGATGTTGAAGTATGGCGAGGCATCCTGTCCTAGGATCTCACTAACAGTGATGTTCTGCTGCACTTGGGTGTACATCTGGTTAACGTCCTTTCCGTCGTAGAAGTCGCCCGTGATGAAGCTGGGCCTTGCCACGGAACGCTGATACTGAGCACTGCCCGGATGGAGCACGTGATGGACATAGCGAGTCACCTCGGCCAGCTCATCGTGACAGACATCATAGGTTTGAAGGAAATCGTCATCGGAGGAGGATGGATCGGTTGACAGCTGGAAGCCCACTTCGAGTAGATCTGTGCCCCCGTTGCACTGCCGACTGGTTCGACGAGCCGTGTAACTCGGCCAGGAGGGGCAAACAAAGTCCTGCAGCTGATACAGACTGCCAAGAAACAGGAAACTCTGTTCCTGCCAGCACGTGGCCGTCAAGCGACTGTATCCCAAGAAAGGTCCCACAAAGTTTTTGAGACAGTGCAGCTCCAAAGCCTCACCATGTCTGAGCTGGACTAGGCCATCCAAATTCGGCTCCAGATAGCGTGCCTCTCCCAACGTGTTGCGTATCACGAAGAGCGGAGCCGGATCCTTGAGGTCCCCGTTTACACGAAAGCTGCAGAGCTCATTTTCCAGAGACTGCTCATTGAGTCCGAGGATACCCGTGGTGTGCAGTTGATCCAGTGGCAAATCCTTCACCACATTGGTAAAGTCCTCCACTGCGCAGGCGTAGGAGTAACCCTGCCGGAGATCAGCCTTCTTCCAGTCCAGCCAGTTTAACTGCGCACCCACATCCTCACAAATTACATAGTCCTGAAGGGTGTCATCCAAAGATATGTGCGGATTGTTGACCACCACCAAGGCAATTCCACGGCGACTCTCCTCATCGATGACTATGCGATACACTATTTTGGGAACTGGGAGCTGCTTTGTTTCAGCATTCAGAAAGAGTTCGGTTTGAGCCCCATCCACGTTCGGCAGAGTCGAACTCCCCCAACTGCCGGCAAACACGCTCACATTGAGGGACTGATCCGCGACGAACTGACGCAGACTCAACTCCACCGCCTGCCAGTTGCCAATGCTGGCACTCCTCCACTGAGGGACCGCATTTACGTAGAAGTGCGTGGCTCTCTGGGCAGACCCGTGCACAAAGTCGTGACGAGCTGCCAGCTGTCCTCTCGTCAGATAGAGATCACTGGAGCTGTCGAAATACTGGCTGGCATCTAGCCCCAGAGCGGCACTAAACGCCTCCAGCTGATTGGTAAGGCCATACAGAAGGTTCACATCCTTGCCGTAGTAGAAATCACCTCTCAGGTAGCCTGGCTGAGCCACACCCCGTTGATAGGCCACATTCGCTGGTGTCAGCTCGTACCTCACATATCGAGTGATCTGTGCCTCTGCGTCGTAACAGATCTCCAGCTGTGCAAGCACACCAGCGGCCACATCGAACCCGATCTGTATCAGGTCTGTTCCTCCCTCGCAGCCCTCCCCCGTTCGCTGGGCCTCGTATGTGGGCCAgctttggcaaacaaaacctCGAATATTCAGCTTCTGGTCCTCTGCTTCGTACATATCATCCCCTACACAGCGAGCCGTGACAGCCGTGTACCGATTTAAAGGGCTAGCCAGGGCTCCTGTACAGTGCAAGTCAATGGAGGATCCTTCGTCTACCGTGTACACCCCTTGTTCATCGGGAAGGAGCCAGCTGAGAGATCCCTGGGGTGTCAGCAATGGAGCCGGGTCTTTGAGACCGCCATTTATGCTGAACTGGCATTGAGTGGGAGCAGGAACGGTGCTGGAGGAGTCAGGTGGTGCTGATGCCGTGGTGCTGGGCGCAGGGGTGGGTGGAACAGTCGTTGAAAGTTGGGTTGTGGTTGAGACTGGCTCTTCTGTAGTTGGAGAATCTGTAGTTGACACCGGTGCAGATGTTGTACTAGATATTTGTTCCGTGGTGGGCAATGCTGTAGTTGAGATGGGTAGATCAGAAGAACCTGGTGGTTCTGTTGTTGTAGAAGCAGCAGTGGTTGAGAACTCAGTGGTAGAACTTGGCAGATCTGTAGTAGAATCTGGTGTGGTTGTGCTTTCTTGATCGTCAGTTGTAGTAGATGGGGCAACCGTCGTCAGGTCGTCCAGGCCCAGAACACCGTTTGTTTGGAGATCATCCAGCGGGAGGTGCTTGACCACCTTCGTGAAATCCTCTACAGTGCAAGCGTACGAATAGCCCTCGTGGAGATCCTCCTTGTACCAGGACACCCAGCTCAGTTGATGTCCAATATCCTCACACAGGACGTAGTCTTTTTCAATTTGGTCCAGACTGGCATACGGATTGTTAACACCAATGAGGACAATGCCCTCTCGGCTCTCCCGGTCGATGATGACACGGAAGTACAACATTGGCACGGGAATCAAGCCGTTGTTGTTTTCATCAAAGTCCAGATAGAGCTCCCTTTCAATGCCGTCCACATCTGGCAGGGTGGAGACTCCCCAAGTGCCAGTATAACAGTCCGTGGTAAGATTTCGATCGGCCACAAGCTTGCGGACACTCGACTCCACCTTCTCCCAGTTCCCTCCGTTGAAGCTCTGCCACTGGGGAGCGACGTTGATGAAGAGAAAAGTGGATCTCTGAGGGGCTGCAAAGATCTGGTCCGTCTTAGCAATCATGTGACCCCGGGCCAGGATGCGATCCTCAGTGTAGTTAAAGTATGGCGAGGCATCTAGTCCCAGGATGTCGCTTATAGTGATATTCTGCTGCACCTGAGTATACTTCGTATTCACATCACGTCCTCCATAAAAGTCCAGCTCTATGAAGGACGGTCGGTCGACTCCATGCTGATAGTCGTAGCTGGAGGGGTATAGCACGTGATGCACATATCGCGTGACTTCGTTCTCTTCGTCATGACAAACATCGTATGTCTGTAGAAAGCCACCGTCCTCCAATTCAAATCCCACTTGCACCAGATCTGTGCCTCCGTTGCATTCCCTGCCGGTGCGAAGGGCGGTGAAGGTAGGCCAGTCAGCGCAGGTGAAGTTTATGAACGGAAAGATGAGACCATCTACCAGGAAGTACTTCTGCTGGAGACACTGGGCCGTCACCTGCGATTGGTTCTCAAAGGGAGCCGCGAAGCCCGCTCCCGGACAAAACATATCCAAGATTTCACCATTCACCAAACGCACCGTATCCGTGGGATCAGGTACGATCAGTTCAAAAGATCTGTGTCGCGAAAAGAGCGGCACTGGATCATTCAGATCACCGTTGATCTTAAATTCACATTCTCCCTTCACTATCACACCCTCTTCGCCCTCAACGTAGGGTTGTGGAAGTATTCTTGCCAAACGCGCGGATACATATCCGAGCAGCACCAGGATAGCAATCGCGCAAAGAGTCAACCTCATCGCGAAGCTTTAGAGGACGTTATGACAGGCCCCGCGCTCATGAAGTACTTTCTTAAATAGCCTTCTTATGTGTAGATTAGATTATGGCTTTTATAGCCATTGATTGTGAGAAGTCATAACTGCGAGTGTATCAAAAATATTGATGCAATCAAAGTGAAGAGCCAAAACCCCTTCGATCAATGATATGATTCGAAGGTAATGCCAACCACTTGAGCCGACAAATTGATGGCGTCTATGACAATAATTCATTGATATTTGTGGATTATACATTCACTAAAAATCTatcattaaaaagtttttggaCACATGTATTGAATAGTGCCAGAGTGAGTCAAACTGTTATTAATAAACAATATTATTCACCGTTCAAAACATGTGTTTAACGACTGTGGGGTAAGTTGCTTGGAAAAATAACTATTGCTGAACGGACGGTAACCTTATCAAAAACTACATTAAAATTGACTATAAAACTACAGCGTTTTGCAATTGGTTGACCAAAGAGCTATTTGAAAAAGTTGAAAGGTCCAAAGTTGAAAGCGATAATTAATAGCAAACACAATATTTTCTGAAGTTTTCCCATGCAGGTTAGTTCATTGTTTTCACCATTTTCAGTTCATAATCCCCGCCCAAAACACAAACGCACAATGATGGTCATCCTATCAGTTCTCAATATtgttcaaattaattaactttttttttcttttttgaggAAAGGAAAAGTGTCTTATtgaaggcaaatatttgtcgaAGGAGTCAGAGACGAATGAAAAAAAATACGCTCAATCAAAATCAACGGCAGGCAGGGACAGAATCGGACTACAGTCATTCGAATATggagaaaatcaaataaatgggGTTCGAGGAACACTCACAGACAAAGGAGACGCAGGGAGCCAACCAGACGTGTCCACTGAGTAATTTGCAGCACTGTTCGTGCGTGTGATTTTTGGCAATTGAATGATCCATCGTCCTCTCATTCCAGTCGGGTTTGTATGTGCTGTGGCACAAAAAGCTGCATGTAAAAAAAATCATTAGGTAATTGAATTTGGATGCGAAAAACACATTTATTCGCAGTCGCAGCTGTCAAGCTGCTTCTCACAGAAGGCCTGtcaatgaaatgcaataaatgtgTAGCCAAATGCTGCGCATGtcattcaaattgaatggcAATGTTTCCATGAAAATAGGCCCTACAGAGAGAATCAAGCTATGGAAAACATACAGTCCGAAGCAAACCTTCCAATATGTAGACATGTGTTTAGGCGCTTAGGCAGAATACtcttacacatacatacatatgtatatatacaattattttgaaaCCCACAATTTTGAAACAGTGCATTCGGTATTTTGACCacttttttggccaaaaatcaGTAACGTCCAAACCAAAGAATATTTTTACTCGAAGAGTACGCTGCCATGCCCCACGACATCTTCCCAGATCTCGGGTGTAGGAGGTCCTCCGCCTGCTTGTTTATCTGGAGGATCGCACACTGGCTCCCCTCCTTGTGTTGTGGGCTCCCATGTGTAGAACCTTCCAGTCCACCGTTGGAACCTCCGGGTTCTGACGTTGAAGTAGCTTCAACGCCCGGTCCCCTTGGGACCAGCGATGGGGAAGAGTACCTTCGCTTTAGGGATGGTCGGGATTAGCTCCCTGTCCACCACCTCCAGTTTTGCTCCCCCCACAACGCCTCCAGTTGGCAGAGCGATGGCACTCTCGGCGGATCGTTGCCTCTTGGTTCCTAGCATCTCCACCACTTTTTTGGCGTGTGCTGCCCCTCCCTACGCAGGGAGCTGGTGCCAGGCGAGCCGAAAAGGCTTTCTTGGCACGCTTTCCAGATCCGACCGCCAGTGCTAGCTGTCACGCATTCCACCGACGTTTGGGTTGACATCCCAACCCGAGTTTTTTCGTTCTTCAGCTCCATGTTAGGCCCGTAGGTCCATGTGGCTATGGACGTGGATATTTTTCGGGGGACCGCCCTCTAGCGCTCTATGCCTCTTTAGGCACCTCTAGCCATGGCATTGTTTCAGTAATATGTATAATGGTAACAATATTATTAGTATTTCCCATTAAAATTATAGCATTTTACACTG
Encoded here:
- the LOC117893200 gene encoding uncharacterized protein LOC117893200 — encoded protein: MGAYIIVITIFTSLSVNFSLIVYFIVNFNVVFDKSFAMRLTLCAIAILVLLGYVSARLARILPQPYVEGEEGVIVKGECEFKINGDLNDPVPLFSRHRSFELIVPDPTDTVRLVNGEILDMFCPGAGFAAPFENQSQVTAQCLQQKYFLVDGLIFPFINFTCADWPTFTALRTGRECNGGTDLVQVGFELEDGGFLQTYDVCHDEENEVTRYVHHVLYPSSYDYQHGVDRPSFIELDFYGGRDVNTKYTQVQQNITISDILGLDASPYFNYTEDRILARGHMIAKTDQIFAAPQRSTFLFINVAPQWQSFNGGNWEKVESSVRKLVADRNLTTDCYTGTWGVSTLPDVDGIERELYLDFDENNNGLIPVPMLYFRVIIDRESREGIVLIGVNNPYASLDQIEKDYVLCEDIGHQLSWVSWYKEDLHEGYSYACTVEDFTKVVKHLPLDDLQTNGVLGLDDLTTVAPSTTTDDQESTTTPDSTTDLPSSTTEFSTTAASTTTEPPGSSDLPISTTALPTTEQISSTTSAPVSTTDSPTTEEPVSTTTQLSTTVPPTPAPSTTASAPPDSSSTVPAPTQCQFSINGGLKDPAPLLTPQGSLSWLLPDEQGVYTVDEGSSIDLHCTGALASPLNRYTAVTARCVGDDMYEAEDQKLNIRGFVCQSWPTYEAQRTGEGCEGGTDLIQIGFDVAAGVLAQLEICYDAEAQITRYVRYELTPANVAYQRGVAQPGYLRGDFYYGKDVNLLYGLTNQLEAFSAALGLDASQYFDSSSDLYLTRGQLAARHDFVHGSAQRATHFYVNAVPQWRSASIGNWQAVELSLRQFVADQSLNVSVFAGSWGSSTLPNVDGAQTELFLNAETKQLPVPKIVYRIVIDEESRRGIALVVVNNPHISLDDTLQDYVICEDVGAQLNWLDWKKADLRQGYSYACAVEDFTNVVKDLPLDQLHTTGILGLNEQSLENELCSFRVNGDLKDPAPLFVIRNTLGEARYLEPNLDGLVQLRHGEALELHCLKNFVGPFLGYSRLTATCWQEQSFLFLGSLYQLQDFVCPSWPSYTARRTSRQCNGGTDLLEVGFQLSTDPSSSDDDFLQTYDVCHDELAEVTRYVHHVLHPGSAQYQRSVARPSFITGDFYDGKDVNQMYTQVQQNITVSEILGQDASPYFNISGNVYLARGHLSAKTDFVFGAAQMASFFFVNVAPQWQTFNAGNWERIEDSVRKFVADQNITVDCYTGTWGVSTLPDVDGIERELYLNFDENNNGLIPVPKLYFRVIIDRESRKGIVLIGVNNPHADIEQIEKEYIVCQDIGQQLTWVSWTKDDLKKGYSYACAVEDFTAVVKHLPLEDLQVNGVLGV